In a single window of the Rhizoctonia solani chromosome 16, complete sequence genome:
- a CDS encoding Retrotransposable element Tf2 protein, with translation MRIHPVFHINLLTKFHPDPHGCDPPQPAPLITEEGEEEYEVERIIDSKWKGRGKSRKLWYLVKWKGYDEGSNSWEPTDNVGNTQEALEEFYKEHPEAVGA, from the coding sequence atgcgcatacacccagttTTCCATATCAATCTCCTAACCAAATTTCACCCCGACCCCCATGGCTGcgatcctcctcaacctgcaccccttatcacagaagaaggagaagaggaatacgaagTAGAAAGAATCATAGacagcaaatggaaaggacgGGGGAAATCAAGAAAACTCTGGTACCTAGTCAAGTGGAAAGGTTATGACGAAGGAAgcaactcatgggaaccaacAGACAATGTGGGGAATACTCAAGAAGCCTTAGAGGAATTTTATAAGGAACATCCTGaggcagttggagcttga